A DNA window from Vigna angularis cultivar LongXiaoDou No.4 chromosome 1, ASM1680809v1, whole genome shotgun sequence contains the following coding sequences:
- the LOC108321445 gene encoding disease resistance protein RPV1 isoform X3 yields MGVPEFAVGLDERVEKVMEVLQVQSNGVKVLGLYGMGGVGKTTLAKALFNALVNRFEHRCFISDVRQVSSKHDGLVSLQSKIIKDLFPGAGSPSIGDVNVGISAIKGRVSENRVLLVLDDVDEVKQIDALIGKREWFYDGSCVIITTRDTKVLTQNHVTVSYEVRELYASEARELFSYHALRRSAPPENLLSLSEEIIFLTGKMPLALEVFGSFLFGKRREEEWEDAVKKLRLIRPHDLQDVLKISYDGLDEEEKCIFLDIACLFVQKKMKRDGVIDVLRGCGFRGEIAITVLVQKCLMKITPDNTVWMHDQIRDMGRQIVMDESFVDPGSRSRLWDRTQIMTVLKGHKGTRCVQGIVLDFEEERFYKGKFGSVFPKKFQWRPSLRNISCYIKQCLKNHPEPQAEENTEFVLHTKSFEPMVNLRQLQINNLKLQGKFLPSELKWLQWQGCPLERMPLKSWPGELAVLDLKNSKKMETLWGWNGHNKQVPQKLMVLNLSNCIQLTAIPDLSGCQCLEKIDLENCINLTKIHESIGSLSNLRSLNLTRCSSLVNLPIDVSGLKQLESLFLSGCSKLKSLPENIGILKSLKALHANDTAIAELPQSIFRLTKLEQLVLKRCQYLRRLPNSLGHLCSLQELSLYHSGLEELPESVGSLTNLETLNLMGCESLTVIPYSVGNLMSLTELLVDRTKIKELPTTVGSLSYLRKLSVVNCKLLTQLPNSVKTLASVVELQLDGTAITNLPAEIGEMKLLRILQLMNCKNLEYLPESIGHLASLTTLNTDNGNIKELPESTGRLENLVNLRLNKCRMLRKLPTSIGNLKSLYHIFMEETSLSSLPESFGMLSSLRTLKMAKRPELDTNESSFLAEPEENHSPFVLTSSFCNLTLLTELDARAWKISGKIPDEFEKLSLLETLKLDRNDFHSLPSSLKGLSILEVLSLSNCTQLNSLPSLPSKLIKLNVQNCSSLETIHDMSNLESLQELNLTNCVKLGDIPGLESLKSLRRLYMSGCIACSSQIQKRLSKVALRNLQNLSMPGSKLPEWFTGQTVSFSKRKNLELKSVLVGVIISINHSIDIPNMKRDDMPGLIDVEANVLKGGRTLFRTVLNICGVPRTDEEHMHLCRFHDYHQLVAFLKDADTFSVSKRNPPFDTGLELRKCGVYLIFEGDDDYDGGEESLDTGLQSVSEKLANFFSTREGGDQVSVNGIGHAGT; encoded by the exons ATGGGTGTGCCTGAGTTTGCAGTGGGGCTTGATGAACGTGTTGAGAAGGTGATGGAAGTTTTGCAAGTTCAATCCAATGGTGTCAAGGTTTTGGGGTTGTATGGGATGGGTGGGGTTGGTAAGACAACCCTGGCCAAGGCCCTTTTCAATGCCCTTGTTAACCGTTTTGAGCATCGTTGCTTCATTTCCGACGTGAGACAAGTTTCATCAAAACACGATGGTTTGGTTTCCCTTCAAAGCAAAATCATTAAAGACCTTTTTCCTGGAGCAGGGTCTCCCTCCATCGGTGATGTCAATGTTGGTATTTCTGCTATCAAAGGTCGAGTTAGTGAGAATCGAGTTTTACTAGTCTTGGATGATGTTGATGAAGTGAAGCAGATTGATGCTTTGATTGGTAAGAGGGAATGGTTTTACGATGGAAGCTGTGTGATAATCACAACACGGGATACAAAAGTTCTAACTCAGAATCATGTAACTGTGTCGTATGAAGTTAGAGAGTTGTATGCTTCTGAAGCTCGAGAGTTATTCAGTTATCATGCACTGAGAAGAAGTGCACCACCAGAAAATCTTCTGAGTTTATCAGAGGAGATAATATTCCTGACGGGAAAAATGCCTTTGGCTCTGGAAGTGTTTGGTTCGTTTTTGTTTGGTAAGAGGAGGGAGGAGGAATGGGAGGATGCTGTGAAGAAGCTAAGGCTAATTCGCCCTCACGATCTTCAGGATGTGTTGAAGATAAGTTACGATGGTTTAGATGAAGAAGAGAAGTGTATATTCCTTGATATTGCTTGTTTGTTTgtacaaaagaaaatgaagcgTGATGGTGTGATTGATGTGTTAAGAGGTTGTGGTTTCAGGGGTGAGATTGCTATCACGGTACTAGTGCAGAAGTGCTTGATGAAAATCACTCCGGATAATACTGTGTGGATGCATGATCAAATTAGAGACATGGGAAGGCAAATTGTTATGGATGAAAGCTTTGTGGATCCTGGTTCGCGTAGTAGACTGTGGGATCGAACTCAAATCATGACTGTGTTGAAGGGTCACAAG GGAACTAGATGCGTTCAAGGTATTGTACTTGATTTTGAGGAAGAAAGGTTTTATAAGGGAAAGTTCGGATCAGTTTTTCCGAAGAAGTTTCAATGGAGACCAAGTTTAAGAAATATATCATGTTACATCAAACAATGCCTTAAGAATCATCCTGAACCTCAAGCAGAGGAAAACACAGAGTTTGTACTTCACACGAAATCCTTTGAACCAATGGTTAATCTGAGACAACTTCAGATCAACAATCTGAAATTACAGGGCAAGTTTCTTCCATCTGAACTGAAGTGGTTACAATGGCAAGGGTGCCCTTTAGAACGCATGCCTTTGAAATCTTGGCCAGGAGAGCTGGCTGTCCTTGATCTCAAAAACAGCAAGAAAATGGAAACCTTGTGGGGATGGAATGGTCACAACAAG CAGGTGCCACAGAAGTTAATGGTCTTGAACCTCTCCAACTGCATCCAACTCACTGCTATACCTGACTTATCTGGGTGTCAATGTCTAGAGAAGATTGATTTGGAGAACTGCATTAATCTAACTAAGATTCATGAATCAATTGGCAGTTTGAGTAACTTGCGTAGTTTAAATTTAACGCGTTGTTCAAGCCTTGTCAACCTTCCCATTGATGTCTCGGGGCTGAAACAACTGGagagtctttttctttctgGCTGCTCCAAGTTAAAATCGTTGCCAGAAAACATTGGAATCCTGAAATCCTTGAAAGCACTTCATGCTAATGACACTGCTATAGCAGAGTTGCCCCAGTCCATTTTTCGCCTCACGAAGCTTGAGCAGCTTGTTTTAAAACGTTGCCAATATTTGAGAAGACTACCTAATTCTCTAGGACACCTATGTTCTTTGCAAGAATTATCTCTATATCACTCTGGGTTGGAAGAATTACCCGAGTCTGTGGGATCGTTAACTAACCTGGAGACACTCAATTTGATGGGGTGTGAATCTCTCACTGTTATTCCTTATTCTGTAGGGAATCTCATGTCATTGACAGAACTTCTGGTTGATAGAACTAAAATTAAGGAACTCCCTACAACTGTTGGTTCTTTATCTTACCTGAGGAAATTATCAGTTGTAAACTGTAAACTTCTCACCCAATTGCCAAATTCAGTTAAAACGTTGGCCTCAGTTGTGGAACTTCAGTTAGATGGAACAGCCATCACAAATTTGCCAGCTGAGATTGGAGAGATGAAGCTGCTGAGGATACTTCAGTTGATGAATTGTAAAAATCTTGAATACTTACCAGAATCTATTGGCCACCTAGCATCTCTTACTACATTGAACACGGACAATGGAAATATCAAAGAATTGCCGGAATCCACTGGACGGCTGGAAAATCTTGTCAACTTAAGATTGAACAAATGCAGAATGCTCAGAAAGCTTCCAACTTCTATAGGAAATTTGAAATCTCTATATCACATTTTCATGGAGGAAACATCTTTGTCAAGCTTACCTGAAAGCTTTGGGATGCTGTCAAGCTTGAGAACATTGAAAATGGCAAAGAGGCCTGAATTAGATACCAATGAAAGTAGCTTCCTTGCAGAACCTGAAGAGAACCATAGCCCTTTTGTACTAACATCTTCCTTCTGCAATCTGACCTTGCTAACTGAGCTTGATGCCCGTGCATGGAAAATATCTGGGAAAATTCCTGATGAATTTGAGAAGTTGTCACTATTGGAGACTTTGAAATTAGACAGGAATGATTTTCACAGCCTGCCGTCCAGTTTGAAGGGCCTTTCTATCCTCGAGGTCCTTTCACTGTCAAACTGCACTCAGCTGAACTCTCTCCCCTCACTTCCTTCAAAGCTGATTAAGCTGAATGTTCAAAACTGTTCTTCATTAGAAACTATCCATGACATGTCAAATTTAGAGAGCCTGCAGGAGTTGAATCTCACAAACTGTGTAAAACTGGGGGATATTCCGGGTCTTGAAAGCTTGAAGTCCTTGAGAAGGTTGTACATGAGTGGTTGCATTGCATGCTCCTCACAAATACAAAAGAGACTTTCGAAG GTTGCACTGAGGAATTTACAGAACTTAAGCATGCCTGGAAGCAAATTACCTGAATGGTTTACTGGGCAAACTGTGAGCTTTTCCAAGCGTAAAAATCTTGAGCTAAAGAGTGTACTTGTTGGTGTTATTATTTCAATCAACCACAGCATTGACATACCCAACATGAAGAGAGATGATATGCCAGGCTTGATTGATGTTGAAGCAAATGTTCTCAAAGGGGGAAGAACTCTGTTTAGGACTGTGTTAAACATCTGTGGGGTGCCTAGAACAGATGAAGAACACATGCACTTGTGTAGGTTCCATGATTACCATCAGCTGGTAGCCTTTCTAAAAGATGCTGATACATTTTCTGTGAGCAAGAGAAATCCACCTTTTGATACGGGGTTGGAGTTAAGAAAATGTGGGGTCTATTTAATCTTTGAAGGAGATGATGATTATGATGGAGGGGAAGAATCATTGGACACGGGCCTACAATCTGTCTCAGAAAAATTGGCCAATTTTTTCAGCACTCGTGAAGGTGGTGATCAGGTGAGTGTCAATGGAATTGGACATGCTGGAACATGA